The Primulina eburnea isolate SZY01 unplaced genomic scaffold, ASM2296580v1 ctg55_ERROPOS1863358, whole genome shotgun sequence genome contains a region encoding:
- the LOC140821391 gene encoding protein transport protein SEC23 A-like, whose product MANKQQSSSVTISTDPATPSPLQVPDTRFSAPSFTSPSSWFSPPGATFPPPLAQLNQAPSPSTRPPRLLSPANGVRTGSLVPHVSTPPGPPVFSSPLQPAAVPFKTSPATPQPIAYSSGSSFPSSSPPHFSNGSVELQHQIFDVTEEHDTEFPNVLFSAHKVLKQKKLANVPSLGFGALISPGREVSPGPQIIQRDPHRCHNCGSYANIYCNILLESGQWQCVICRSLNGSEGEYIAQTKQELRNLPELSSPLVDYVQTGNKRPGYISVTESRTSASVVLVIDECLDEQHLQHLQSSLHAFVDSLPPTTRLGIVLYGRAVSVYDFSEESVASADVLPGGQSPSEDALRALIYGTGIYLSPIHASLPIAHAILSSLSAYKLNLPEASRDRCLGTAVEVALSIIQGPSAEVSRGVIKRPGGSSRIIVCAGGPSTYGPGSVPHSLGHPNYAYMEKVALKWMENLGSEAYRRNTVVDILCAGTCPVRVPVFLPLAKSSGGILILHDDFGEAFGVNLQRAAIRAAGSHGLLEIRCSDDIFVSQVVGPGKEAHNDNHESFKNDSSLAIKMLSVEETQTFAIYMETGRDIKSDFVYFQFMIQYSNIYQAEISRVITIRLPTVDSVSAYLESVQDEVAAVLIGKRTILLAKNLNDALGMRVSLDERIKDVASKFGSQVPKSKFHRYPKEIALLPEHLFHLRRGPLLGSILGHEDEWSVYRSLFLNASFDLSLRMLAPRCLMHRDGGTFEELPAYDLAMQSDSAVVLDHGTDIFIWLGADLAAQEGKSAAALAACRTLSEELTEMRFPAPRILAFKEGSSQARYFVSRLIPAHKDPPYEQEAKFPQLRTLTAEQRTKLKSSFIHFDDPSFYEWMRNLKVLPPEPS is encoded by the exons ATGGCTAATAAACAGCAATCTTCCTCTGTTACCATTTCTACTGACCCAGCCACACCATCACCTCTCCAAGTTCCTGATACAAGATTTAGTGCCCCTTCCTTTACCTCACCCTCGTCATGGTTTTCACCACCAGGAGCAACGTTTCCTCCTCCTTTGGCACAACTAAACCAGGCTCCTTCTCCATCAACAAGGCCTCCTAGATTATTATCTCCAGCGAATGGAGTCCGAACTGGAAGCCTTGTTCCTCATGTGAGCACTCCACCTGGTCCTCCTGTGTTTTCATCTCCGCTCCAGCCAGCTGCTGTTCCATTTAAAACTTCTCCTGCAACTCCTCAACCCATTGCTTATTCTTCTGGTTCATCTTTTCCATCTTCTTCACCTCCTCATTTCTCAAATGGATCAGTTGAATTGCAGCATCAAATTTTTGATGTTACAGAGGAGCATGATACGGAGTTTCCAAATGTTCTATTCTCGGCCCACAAg GTACTCAAACAGAAGAAGCTAGCCAATGTGCCTAGTTTAGGATTTGGGGCATTAATTTCTCCTGGCAGGGAGGTTTCACCAGGTCCTCAAATAATACAACGTGATCCCCATCGATGTCACAATTGTGGATCTTATGCCAATATTTACTGCAACATCTTACTTGAATCAGGCCAATGGCAATGTGTAATTTGCCGGAGTCTGAATGGAAGTGAAGGGGAATACATAGCTCAAACCAAACAAGAACTCCGAAATTTACCCGAACTTTCTTCCCCTCTCGTTGATTATGTGCAAACAGGGAACAAAAGACCTGGTTATATCTCTGTGACTGAATCTAGAACATCAGCCTCTGTAGTTCTAGTTATAGATGAATGTTTAGATGAACAACACTTGCAGCATCTTCAGAGCTCCCTGCACGCATTTGTAGATTCCTTACCACCTACTACAAGACTTGGAATTGTGCTTTATGGCCGTGCAGTTTCAGTGTATGATTTCTCTGAAGAATCCGTGGCATCTGCAGATGTACTTCCTGGTGGCCAATCACCAAGTGAAGACGCCTTGAGAGCACTGATATATGGGACTGGAATATACTTATCGCCGATTCATGCTTCTCTTCCCATTGCGCATGCCATTCTTTCATCATTGAGTGCATATAAATTGAATTTGCCTGAAGCTTCTAGAGATCGTTGCTTAGGTACTGCAGTGGAGGTTGCCCTGTCTATAATTCAAGGGCCATCAGCTGAAGTGTCAAGAGGTGTTATTAAAAGGCCTGGTGGAAGTAGCAGGATAATTGTGTGTGCTGGTGGACCAAGCACTTATGGCCCTGGTTCAGTTCCTCATTCCCTTGGTCATCCAAACTATGCATATATGGAGAAAGTAGCATTGAAGTGGATGGAGAATCTAGGTTCTGAAGCTTATCGTCGCAATACAGTGGTTGACATTCTATGTGCTGGAACATGCCCAGTACGAGTTCCTGTTTTTCTACCTCTTGCAAAATCTTCTGGAGGCATCCTGATTCTCCATGATGACTTCGGAGAGGCATTTGGTGTGAATTTGCAGAGAGCAGCTATTCGGGCTGCTGGTTCTCATGGTTTATTGGAGATTCGTTGTTCAGATGATATTTTTGTTAGTCAAGTGGTAGGCCCTGGAAAGGAGGCACACAACGATAACCATGAATCATTTAAGAATGACAGTAGTCTTGCTATAAAAATGCTCAGTGTTGAAGAAACACAAACTTTTGCAATATACATGGAGACCGGTAGAGATATAAAGAGTGATTTTGTCTATTTCCAGTTTATGATTCAGTATTCAAATATTTATCAAGCTGAGATCTCCAGAGTGATTACCATTCGGCTTCCTACCGTGGATAGTGTTTCAGCATATCTAGAGAGTGTTCAAGATGAAGTGGCTGCTGTTCTTATCGGAAAAAGAACTATTTTACTAGCGAAAAACTTAAACGATGCTCTTGGTATGCGAGTATCACTTGACGAGAGAATTAAAGATGTCGCAAGTAAATTTGGTTCCCAAGTGCCAAAGTCAAAATTTCATCGATACCCCAAAGAAATCGCATTATTGCCAGAACACTTGTTTCATCTTAGAAGAGGTCCTCTACTCGGAAGTATACTTGGTCATGAAGATGAGTGGTCTGTTTACCGATCTTTGTTCCTCAATGCTTCCTTTGATCTATCACTTCGCATGTTGGCACCTCGATGTCTTATGCATCGGGACGGTGGAACTTTTGAGGAGTTACCAGCTTATGATCTTGCTATGCAGTCTGATTCTGCAGTTGTTCTTGATCACGGGACAGATATCTTCATTTGGTTG GGTGCTGATCTAGCTGCACAGGAAGGAAAAAGTGCAGCAGCTTTGGCGGCATGTAGGACATTGTCTGAAGAGCTTACTGAGATGAGGTTTCCTGCTCCTAGGATTCTTGCATTCAAG GAAGGGAGCTCCCAGGCACGATACTTCGTCTCTAGGCTGATACCAGCACACAAAGACCCACCTTACGAACAG GAAGCAAAATTTCCTCAGCTTCGAACTTTGACTGCGGAACAACGGACAAAGCTGAAAAGTAGTTTTATTCACTTTGATGATCCAAGCTTCTACGAGTGGATGCGGAATCTGAAAGTATTGCCACCAGAACCAAGCTGA